The following proteins come from a genomic window of Microbacterium lemovicicum:
- a CDS encoding ABC transporter substrate-binding protein, translated as MRRPFIALTTAVAAALVLAGCAAGGGSASTSGDSTDATIAVGSLYEPQNLSNTQGGGQGITEAFNGNVYEGLFRLTDDGQVEPLLAEGSEVSDDGLTYTITLREGVTFHSGKALTSADVKNSVEAVTAEDSKSARKSSFGKIADIATPDDRTVVFTLADRSISFLYNLSYVWIVNTDAGDLTAKEDGTGPYTLDEWRQGSTLTLTRFDGYWGEAAENAEVVFTYFTDATAEANALRTGEIDIITSIQSPDALTQFEGDDAYTVSEGTSTTKELLAFNDRVAPFDDTQVRKAVYSAIDRKQLLSSIWGDYGTLIGSMVPPTDPWYEDLTDVNPYDPALAKQLLAEAGYADGFTFTLDTPSYDPHPAVAEFLQSQLAEVGITVEINTISADEWYTKVFQERDFTATLQEHVNDRDVVWYGNPDFYWGYDNPQVTQWVSEAEQAASTDEQTELLRKVNEQIAADAASAWLYLYPQIVVASSDLSGYPVNGLNSQFYVYDIVLS; from the coding sequence ATGAGAAGACCCTTCATCGCCCTGACGACGGCCGTCGCCGCAGCACTCGTGCTCGCCGGCTGCGCCGCCGGCGGCGGCAGCGCCTCTACGTCGGGCGACAGCACCGACGCCACGATCGCCGTCGGCTCGCTCTACGAGCCCCAGAACCTGAGCAACACGCAGGGCGGCGGCCAGGGCATCACCGAGGCGTTCAACGGCAACGTATACGAGGGCCTGTTCCGGCTCACCGATGACGGCCAGGTCGAGCCGCTGCTCGCCGAGGGCTCCGAGGTCAGCGACGACGGCCTCACCTACACGATCACGCTCCGCGAGGGGGTCACCTTCCACTCCGGCAAGGCGCTGACCTCCGCCGACGTGAAGAACAGCGTCGAGGCCGTGACGGCCGAGGACTCCAAGTCGGCCCGCAAGTCGAGCTTCGGCAAGATCGCCGACATCGCGACGCCCGATGACCGCACGGTGGTCTTCACGCTCGCCGATCGCTCCATCTCGTTCCTGTACAACCTCAGCTACGTCTGGATCGTCAACACCGACGCCGGCGACCTGACCGCGAAGGAAGACGGGACCGGCCCGTACACGCTCGACGAGTGGCGCCAGGGCAGCACCCTGACCCTCACGCGCTTCGACGGCTACTGGGGCGAGGCGGCCGAGAACGCCGAGGTCGTCTTCACCTACTTCACGGATGCCACGGCCGAGGCCAACGCGCTGCGCACCGGCGAGATCGACATCATCACCAGCATCCAGAGCCCCGACGCCCTGACCCAGTTCGAAGGCGACGACGCGTACACGGTGAGCGAGGGAACCTCCACGACCAAGGAGCTCCTCGCCTTCAACGACCGCGTGGCGCCGTTCGACGACACGCAGGTGCGCAAGGCGGTCTACTCCGCGATCGACCGGAAGCAGCTGCTCTCCTCGATCTGGGGCGACTATGGCACGCTCATCGGCTCGATGGTGCCCCCGACCGATCCCTGGTACGAGGACCTCACCGACGTGAACCCCTACGACCCCGCCCTCGCGAAGCAGCTGCTCGCCGAGGCCGGCTACGCCGACGGGTTCACCTTCACGCTCGACACCCCGAGCTACGACCCGCACCCCGCCGTGGCGGAGTTCCTCCAGTCCCAGCTCGCCGAGGTCGGCATCACCGTCGAGATCAACACGATCAGCGCCGACGAGTGGTACACGAAGGTGTTCCAGGAGCGCGATTTCACCGCCACGCTCCAGGAGCACGTCAACGACCGCGACGTAGTCTGGTACGGCAACCCCGACTTCTACTGGGGCTACGACAACCCGCAGGTGACGCAGTGGGTGAGCGAGGCCGAGCAGGCCGCGTCCACCGACGAGCAGACCGAGCTGCTGCGCAAGGTGAACGAGCAGATCGCCGCCGACGCGGCGAGCGCCTGGCTCTACCTCTACCCTCAGATCGTGGTCGCCTCCAGCGACCTCAGCGGCTACCCCGTCAACGGCCTGAACTCGCAGTTCTACGTCTACGACATCGTCCTGTCCTGA
- a CDS encoding DUF1684 domain-containing protein, whose protein sequence is MPASDDHASWLQDRTRAVTSATGNLSLVETRWTGDLPDIEAARASAAPTVQVTPLTRTHLDTGAPEHGLRFWDADAPAIRAFDRIDAYPYDPEWVVFGEFTPVSLGRTVPFEHIRDNGGTRELVVPGDIHATIEGQDVTLAAFDDGGTLLLVFGDETNGVETYGSGRFLFVETDAAASPDGPIPVTLDFNRAFVPPCGFSAQYNCPLPPASNRFAFPVRAGEKNVVFRDGFDIYSA, encoded by the coding sequence ATGCCCGCATCCGACGACCACGCCTCCTGGCTGCAGGACCGCACCCGCGCGGTGACGTCCGCGACCGGAAACCTCTCCCTCGTCGAGACCCGCTGGACCGGCGACCTGCCCGACATCGAGGCCGCGCGCGCCTCGGCGGCCCCCACCGTGCAGGTGACGCCGCTCACGCGCACGCACCTCGACACCGGCGCGCCCGAGCACGGCCTGCGGTTCTGGGACGCCGACGCCCCGGCGATCCGCGCCTTCGACCGCATCGACGCCTACCCCTACGACCCGGAGTGGGTCGTCTTCGGCGAGTTCACCCCCGTCTCGCTCGGGCGCACGGTGCCGTTCGAGCACATCCGCGACAACGGCGGCACGCGCGAGCTGGTCGTCCCCGGAGACATCCACGCGACGATCGAGGGCCAGGACGTCACGCTGGCCGCGTTCGACGACGGCGGCACCCTCCTGCTCGTCTTCGGCGACGAGACCAACGGCGTCGAGACGTACGGCTCCGGGCGCTTCCTGTTCGTGGAGACGGATGCCGCGGCCTCCCCCGACGGCCCGATCCCGGTCACGCTCGACTTCAACCGCGCCTTCGTCCCGCCGTGCGGCTTCTCCGCCCAGTACAACTGCCCGCTGCCGCCGGCCTCGAACCGCTTCGCGTTCCCTGTGCGCGCGGGCGAGAAGAACGTCGTGTTCCGCGACGGCTTCGACATCTACTCGGCCTGA
- a CDS encoding Pr6Pr family membrane protein: MTRTLAWARLWTVLRALMAVVILAAVFAQLGASLSAAAADGKDMLTIVTNFFSFFTILSNVLAAIVLLISVVWFFTRRQAREQFEDAGTRLIEPAALATAVACVSTYMIITGIVYNTLLRSITLPQGSEPIPWSNETLHLVGPLFLLADLFLGPARRSLPWSRVLAIIVFPIVWVVYTLLRGPLITNPGNGQPFWYPYPFLNPNNPGGWGSVVIYVIIISIAFLVVGSFVVWWRRRTGTHLSD; the protein is encoded by the coding sequence ATGACCCGCACCCTCGCCTGGGCGCGCCTGTGGACCGTGCTCCGCGCGCTGATGGCCGTCGTGATCCTCGCCGCCGTGTTCGCCCAGCTCGGCGCGTCGCTGAGCGCCGCCGCAGCCGACGGCAAGGACATGCTCACGATCGTCACGAACTTCTTCAGCTTCTTCACGATCCTCTCCAACGTCCTCGCGGCGATCGTGCTGCTGATCTCGGTCGTCTGGTTCTTCACCCGCAGGCAAGCTCGCGAGCAGTTCGAGGACGCCGGCACGCGCCTGATCGAGCCGGCCGCGCTGGCGACCGCGGTGGCCTGCGTGTCGACGTACATGATCATCACGGGGATCGTCTACAACACCCTGCTGCGCAGCATCACGCTGCCGCAGGGCAGCGAGCCGATCCCGTGGTCGAACGAGACGCTGCACCTCGTCGGCCCCCTCTTCCTCCTCGCCGACCTCTTCCTCGGCCCGGCGCGGCGCTCCCTCCCATGGTCGCGCGTGCTGGCGATCATCGTGTTCCCGATCGTCTGGGTGGTCTACACGCTGCTCCGCGGCCCGCTCATCACCAACCCCGGCAACGGCCAGCCCTTCTGGTACCCGTACCCGTTCCTGAACCCGAACAACCCGGGCGGCTGGGGCTCCGTCGTCATCTACGTGATCATCATCTCGATCGCCTTCCTCGTCGTCGGCTCGTTCGTCGTCTGGTGGCGGCGTCGCACGGGGACGCACCTGTCCGATTGA
- a CDS encoding adenylosuccinate synthase, producing MPGIVIVGVQWGDEGKGKATDLLGERTDWVVKFNGGNNAGHTVVIGDEKYALHLLPSGILSPGVNPVIGNGVVIDPEVLFAELEALNARGVDTSRLKVSANAHLITQYHRTLDKVTERFLGKRMIGTTGRGIGPAYADKINRVGIRVQDIFDENILRQKVEGALDQKNHLLVKVFNRRAIAVDEIVEDLLSYVERLRPMVCDTGLLLSGALDAGEVVVFEGGQATMLDIDHGTYPFVTSSSATAGGASTGSGIGPNRLDRIVGIVKAYTTRVGSGPFPTELFDANGDFLRSRGFEFGTTTGRPRRVGWYDAPITRYATRINGITDLVLTKLDILTGLEEIPVCVAYDVDGVRYDEVPVNQSDFHHATPILVNLPGWKEDISTARTFEDLPKAAQDYVLTLEEMSGTRISVIGVGAARDAVVVRHDLLD from the coding sequence ATGCCAGGCATCGTCATCGTCGGAGTGCAATGGGGGGACGAGGGCAAGGGCAAGGCCACCGATCTCCTCGGTGAGCGCACCGACTGGGTCGTCAAGTTCAACGGCGGCAACAACGCCGGCCACACGGTGGTGATCGGCGACGAGAAGTACGCGCTGCACCTGCTGCCGTCCGGCATCCTCTCGCCCGGGGTCAACCCGGTCATCGGCAACGGCGTGGTCATCGACCCGGAGGTGCTCTTCGCCGAGCTCGAGGCGCTCAACGCCCGCGGTGTCGACACCAGCCGGCTCAAGGTGAGCGCGAACGCTCACCTCATCACGCAGTACCACCGCACGCTCGACAAGGTGACGGAGCGCTTCCTCGGGAAGCGGATGATCGGCACGACCGGCCGGGGGATCGGTCCGGCGTACGCCGACAAGATCAACCGCGTCGGCATCCGCGTGCAGGACATCTTCGACGAGAACATCCTGCGCCAGAAGGTCGAAGGCGCCCTCGACCAGAAGAACCACCTGCTGGTGAAGGTCTTCAACCGCCGCGCGATCGCGGTCGACGAGATCGTCGAGGACCTCCTGTCCTACGTCGAGCGCCTGCGCCCGATGGTGTGCGACACCGGACTCCTCCTCAGCGGCGCGCTGGACGCCGGCGAGGTCGTGGTCTTCGAGGGCGGCCAGGCCACGATGCTCGACATCGACCACGGCACCTACCCGTTCGTGACGAGCTCGTCGGCGACCGCCGGCGGGGCCTCCACGGGCTCGGGCATCGGACCCAACCGCCTCGACCGCATCGTCGGCATCGTGAAGGCGTACACGACGCGCGTCGGCTCCGGACCCTTCCCGACCGAGCTGTTCGACGCGAACGGCGACTTCCTGCGCTCGCGCGGGTTCGAGTTCGGCACGACGACCGGCCGCCCGCGCCGCGTCGGCTGGTACGACGCCCCGATCACGCGCTACGCGACGCGCATCAACGGCATCACCGACCTCGTGCTGACCAAGCTCGACATCCTCACGGGTCTCGAAGAGATCCCCGTCTGCGTCGCCTACGACGTCGACGGCGTGCGCTACGACGAGGTGCCGGTCAATCAGTCCGACTTCCACCACGCGACGCCGATCCTGGTGAACCTCCCCGGCTGGAAGGAGGACATCTCCACGGCCCGCACGTTCGAGGACCTCCCGAAGGCGGCGCAGGACTACGTGCTGACGCTCGAGGAGATGAGCGGCACCCGCATCTCGGTCATCGGCGTGGGCGCTGCCCGAGATGCGGTGGTCGTGCGCCACGACCTGCTGGACTGA
- a CDS encoding lactonase family protein, protein MRFWLGSYTSDAGGRAAGIGALRAGEPDVASAGGPLSFVGTAAAAASPSWLAQHPTLDVVYATLEHRGQVAAFRRTGLDSFVPLGAPVDAGEAVCHAAVAPDGRTLVASCWGDGRVVRMSLDAAGTPAAPVIAAAAADPFAGPVDPFATTGDGSAGESFGGAEGAALAAGLFTVPGMGVGPSALDAELAAASRALRAAAGDEYGHLVPEYDLAEDAVAEAAPPVAGGVPERVSRAHAAVYLPDGRVATTDLGFDLVRFWRIGSTGIRIDGEVVLPRGSGPRHMVLHPSGHLHVLAEYSREIFTLAAGPDGRWRLLGGIAASALTMDGDTGAELARSHDGQFLYAGIRGSDTIATLRVRGEGDRLEAVALVDAGVTWPRHHLVSRDILLVAGERSDDVVSLTLDIRTGVPGRVRSRTEAPSPTRILPARR, encoded by the coding sequence ATGAGGTTCTGGCTCGGCTCGTACACGTCCGACGCCGGCGGTCGTGCCGCCGGCATCGGCGCGCTCCGGGCCGGTGAGCCCGACGTCGCGTCGGCCGGCGGTCCGCTGTCCTTCGTCGGAACCGCTGCCGCAGCGGCGTCCCCGTCGTGGCTGGCGCAGCATCCGACCCTCGACGTCGTCTACGCGACGCTCGAGCACCGCGGACAGGTGGCGGCGTTCCGCCGGACCGGCCTCGACTCCTTCGTTCCGCTGGGCGCGCCGGTCGACGCGGGCGAGGCCGTCTGCCACGCGGCCGTGGCTCCCGACGGCCGCACGCTCGTGGCCAGCTGCTGGGGCGACGGACGCGTGGTGCGGATGAGTCTGGATGCTGCGGGCACCCCCGCCGCGCCCGTGATCGCCGCCGCAGCCGCCGATCCGTTCGCGGGTCCGGTCGATCCCTTCGCCACCACGGGCGACGGATCGGCGGGGGAGTCGTTCGGGGGCGCGGAGGGTGCGGCCCTGGCCGCCGGCCTCTTCACGGTCCCGGGCATGGGCGTCGGGCCCTCCGCCCTCGACGCGGAGCTCGCCGCGGCATCCCGTGCCCTGCGCGCGGCCGCGGGCGACGAGTACGGGCACCTCGTGCCCGAGTACGACCTGGCCGAGGACGCGGTGGCCGAGGCGGCGCCGCCGGTCGCCGGGGGCGTGCCGGAGCGGGTGTCGCGCGCGCACGCGGCGGTGTACCTCCCCGACGGGCGCGTCGCCACGACCGACCTGGGCTTCGACCTCGTGCGGTTCTGGCGGATCGGCTCGACCGGCATCCGTATCGACGGCGAGGTCGTGCTGCCGCGGGGATCCGGTCCGCGGCACATGGTGCTGCACCCGAGCGGGCACCTGCACGTGCTCGCGGAGTATTCCCGCGAGATCTTCACCCTCGCCGCCGGCCCCGACGGGCGCTGGCGGCTGCTCGGCGGCATCGCCGCCTCCGCCCTGACGATGGACGGAGACACCGGTGCGGAGCTGGCGCGCTCGCACGACGGGCAGTTCCTCTACGCCGGCATCCGCGGTTCCGACACCATCGCGACGCTGCGCGTGCGCGGCGAAGGCGATCGGCTGGAGGCCGTCGCGCTCGTCGACGCCGGGGTGACGTGGCCGCGCCATCACCTCGTCTCGCGCGACATCCTGCTCGTGGCCGGGGAGCGCTCCGACGACGTGGTGTCGCTCACCCTCGACATCCGCACGGGCGTGCCCGGTCGGGTGCGCTCGCGCACCGAGGCGCCGTCGCCCACGCGCATCCTCCCCGCGCGGCGCTGA
- a CDS encoding AI-2E family transporter, protein MTDATPAPSPSPGADSPGVSTDTGEVMAAATAATDRGGRPFWAHLDSPFAAGFLLTLGGLLALVLGFAVSSISTVLIYIALAMFAALGLDPIVKFLARRGIARPWGITIVFVVFGALIAGLLWLVVPTFVDQVTGFIQSIPATISDFRNSDVFHWLEGIFGDGLGSLVNDLQTFATNPANIAAISGGILKVGANIATAISGALIVVVLTLYFVASLPAIKESLTRFAPARNRAGVRDLTTQITDSVGSYLMGMVILAFFNSVVAFLLHLFLGLPFPLLMGVIAFAITIIPLVGPVLYWILGTVLALFTSPVAALIFGIAYLVYIQVEAYVLTPRVMSKAISIPGSLVVIGALIGGTLLGLLGALIAVPVTASILLIIKQVFLPKQDAKI, encoded by the coding sequence ATGACCGACGCCACCCCCGCCCCCTCGCCCTCGCCCGGAGCCGACTCGCCCGGCGTGAGCACCGACACCGGGGAGGTCATGGCCGCCGCGACGGCGGCCACCGACCGGGGCGGCCGGCCGTTCTGGGCGCACCTGGACAGCCCCTTCGCGGCCGGCTTCCTGCTCACGCTCGGCGGACTGCTCGCGCTCGTCCTGGGCTTCGCGGTCAGCAGCATCTCCACGGTGCTGATCTACATCGCCCTGGCCATGTTCGCCGCGCTCGGCCTGGACCCCATCGTGAAGTTCCTGGCCCGCCGCGGCATCGCCCGGCCGTGGGGCATCACCATCGTCTTCGTCGTGTTCGGCGCCCTCATCGCCGGGCTGCTGTGGCTGGTCGTGCCGACGTTCGTCGATCAGGTCACCGGCTTCATCCAGAGCATCCCGGCCACGATCTCCGACTTCCGCAACTCCGACGTCTTCCACTGGCTCGAGGGCATCTTCGGCGACGGCCTCGGCTCGCTCGTCAACGATCTGCAGACCTTCGCCACCAACCCCGCGAACATCGCCGCCATCTCCGGCGGCATCCTCAAGGTCGGCGCGAACATCGCCACCGCCATCTCGGGCGCTCTCATCGTCGTCGTGCTGACCCTGTACTTCGTGGCGTCGCTGCCCGCCATCAAGGAATCGCTCACCCGCTTCGCGCCGGCCCGCAACCGGGCGGGCGTGCGGGACCTCACCACCCAGATCACCGACTCCGTGGGCAGCTACCTCATGGGCATGGTCATCCTGGCCTTCTTCAACTCCGTCGTCGCCTTCCTGCTGCACCTCTTCCTCGGGCTGCCGTTCCCCCTGCTGATGGGCGTGATCGCGTTCGCGATCACGATCATCCCGCTGGTCGGCCCGGTGCTCTACTGGATCCTCGGCACCGTCCTCGCGCTGTTCACGAGCCCCGTGGCCGCCCTGATCTTCGGCATCGCCTACCTCGTCTACATCCAGGTCGAGGCGTACGTGCTGACGCCGCGGGTGATGTCGAAGGCGATCTCGATCCCCGGCTCACTGGTCGTGATCGGCGCGCTCATCGGCGGCACCCTGCTCGGACTCCTGGGCGCCCTCATCGCCGTCCCCGTGACGGCGTCGATCCTGCTGATCATCAAGCAGGTGTTCCTGCCGAAGCAGGACGCCAAGATCTGA
- a CDS encoding chorismate mutase produces the protein MTDTADPTITLQRLRASIDNIDAALIFMLAERFRCTQQVGVLKAQHGMPASDPDREQTQIARLRSLAEDADLDPEFAHKWFTFVVSEVIRHHRSAAEGA, from the coding sequence ATGACCGACACCGCTGATCCGACGATCACCCTGCAGCGCCTGCGCGCGAGCATCGACAACATCGACGCCGCCCTCATCTTCATGCTCGCCGAGCGCTTCCGCTGCACGCAGCAGGTCGGCGTGCTCAAGGCCCAGCACGGCATGCCCGCCTCCGACCCCGACCGGGAGCAGACGCAGATCGCGCGGCTGCGCAGTCTCGCCGAAGACGCCGACCTCGATCCGGAGTTCGCCCACAAGTGGTTCACATTCGTGGTGTCGGAGGTCATCCGCCACCACCGGAGCGCGGCCGAAGGCGCCTGA
- a CDS encoding ABC transporter ATP-binding protein, with translation MSAVIEVEGLTKRYRDTLALDQVSFSVEKDSITGLLGRNGAGKTTLMSILTAQNFATSGRVRVFGQDPYENSDVLGRICFVRESQRYPDDALPKHAFDTARLFFPHWDQELADRLVDEFQLPAKTRIKKLSRGQLSAVGVVIGLAARADITFFDEPYLGLDAVARQIFYDRLLEDYAEHPRTVILSSHLIDEVSNLLERVLVIDRGRIVMDDDTESVRERAANIVGDVAAVEAFTAAREVVHRESLGRTVSVTVLGALTPEDRRRLAEAGLDVAPVSLQQLIVRTTQHSASGDPADASDHPAPARASAQEGAGR, from the coding sequence ATGAGCGCCGTCATCGAGGTCGAGGGCCTCACCAAGCGCTACCGCGACACGCTCGCCCTGGACCAGGTCTCGTTCTCGGTCGAGAAGGACAGCATCACCGGTCTCCTGGGCCGCAACGGGGCCGGCAAGACCACCCTGATGTCCATCCTGACGGCCCAGAACTTCGCCACGTCGGGCCGGGTGCGCGTCTTCGGGCAGGACCCATACGAGAACAGCGACGTGCTCGGCCGCATCTGCTTCGTGCGCGAGAGCCAGCGCTACCCCGACGACGCCCTGCCGAAGCACGCGTTCGACACCGCCCGGCTGTTCTTCCCGCACTGGGACCAGGAGCTCGCCGACCGGCTGGTGGACGAGTTCCAGCTTCCGGCGAAGACGCGCATCAAGAAGCTGTCCCGCGGTCAGCTCTCGGCTGTCGGCGTCGTGATCGGGCTGGCCGCGCGGGCCGACATCACCTTCTTCGACGAGCCCTACCTGGGACTCGACGCCGTCGCCCGGCAGATCTTCTACGACCGTCTGCTGGAGGACTACGCCGAGCACCCGCGCACGGTGATCCTTTCGAGTCACCTGATCGACGAGGTGTCGAACCTGCTGGAGCGCGTGCTGGTGATCGACCGCGGCCGCATCGTGATGGACGACGACACCGAGTCGGTGCGCGAACGGGCGGCGAACATCGTCGGCGACGTGGCCGCCGTCGAGGCCTTCACCGCCGCCCGCGAGGTCGTCCACCGGGAGAGCCTCGGCCGCACGGTGTCGGTCACGGTGCTCGGCGCCCTGACCCCCGAGGACCGTCGCCGCCTGGCGGAGGCAGGACTCGACGTCGCGCCGGTGTCGCTGCAGCAGCTGATCGTCCGCACCACCCAGCACTCGGCGTCCGGCGACCCCGCCGACGCGTCCGACCACCCGGCGCCCGCACGCGCCTCCGCGCAGGAAGGAGCGGGACGATGA
- a CDS encoding GntR family transcriptional regulator — translation MIDEGRPLFLQISESVEDAIIDGSLSEEGQAPSTNELAAFHRINPATAGKGVNMLVDKGVLYKRRGVGMFVAPGARELLLADRRTSFGDRFVDPLLVEARKLGLGPDDLAALIRDRAAAASAITGRSAS, via the coding sequence GTGATCGACGAAGGCCGACCGCTCTTCCTGCAGATCAGCGAGAGCGTCGAAGACGCGATCATCGACGGCAGCCTGTCCGAGGAGGGCCAGGCGCCGTCGACGAACGAGCTCGCCGCGTTCCACCGCATCAATCCGGCGACCGCCGGGAAGGGAGTCAACATGCTCGTCGACAAAGGCGTGCTCTACAAGAGACGCGGCGTCGGCATGTTCGTCGCACCCGGTGCGCGCGAACTGCTGCTGGCCGACCGGCGCACGTCGTTCGGCGACCGCTTCGTCGATCCGCTGCTGGTCGAGGCGCGCAAGCTCGGGCTGGGCCCGGACGACCTCGCGGCGCTCATCCGCGATCGCGCCGCCGCAGCATCCGCCATCACCGGAAGGAGCGCTTCATGA
- a CDS encoding quaternary amine ABC transporter ATP-binding protein: MTAPPAIEARGLYKVFGRNPRSAVQRLSAGASRREVADAGTAAVIDASFTVRTGEIFVIMGLSGSGKSTVIRMLNGLHDTTAGEIVVSDQSITELSPSRLRALRRDRVSMVFQHFALLPHRTVADNVAYPLELRGIGKAERLARAEEILTLVGLEGWGDTLPSALSGGMQQRVGIARALAADTDILLMDEAFSALDPLIRREMQEQLLELQQKLRKTIVFITHDLNEAMFLGDRIAVMRDGRIVQIGTPEDILTDPANDYVEQFVQDVDRARVLTAAHVMERPRPVVSVSAGPRTALRQMRDAYMSAAYVTGRDRVLQGIVTDRDAVKLVRAGVTSLESILRPVPQSVSEDDVLMNLFVPAVESPLPLAVRDEQGRLTGVIPRVTLLAALGPGPGATEEVTLPQQPVPAEVIDRLLAEGDDAADASRADGREAVR, from the coding sequence GTGACCGCTCCGCCTGCCATCGAGGCCCGAGGCCTGTACAAGGTCTTCGGCCGCAATCCCCGATCCGCCGTCCAGCGCCTGTCCGCGGGCGCGTCCCGCCGCGAAGTGGCCGACGCCGGGACGGCCGCCGTCATCGACGCGTCCTTCACGGTGCGCACCGGTGAGATCTTCGTCATCATGGGCCTGTCCGGCTCGGGCAAGTCCACCGTCATCCGCATGCTCAACGGGCTGCACGACACCACCGCCGGCGAGATCGTCGTGTCCGATCAGTCCATCACCGAGCTCTCCCCCAGCCGCCTGCGAGCCCTGCGGCGCGACCGCGTCTCGATGGTCTTCCAGCACTTCGCACTTCTGCCGCACCGCACGGTCGCCGACAACGTCGCCTACCCGCTCGAGCTGCGCGGCATCGGCAAGGCCGAGCGTCTGGCCCGGGCCGAGGAGATCCTGACCCTCGTCGGACTCGAAGGCTGGGGCGACACGCTGCCCTCGGCCCTGTCGGGAGGAATGCAGCAGCGCGTCGGCATCGCCCGAGCGCTCGCCGCGGACACCGACATCCTGCTCATGGACGAGGCCTTCAGCGCCCTCGACCCGCTCATCCGCCGCGAGATGCAGGAGCAGCTCCTCGAGCTGCAGCAGAAGCTCCGCAAGACCATCGTCTTCATCACGCACGACCTGAACGAGGCGATGTTCCTCGGCGACCGCATCGCGGTCATGCGCGACGGGCGCATCGTCCAGATCGGCACTCCCGAGGACATCCTCACCGACCCCGCCAACGACTACGTGGAGCAGTTCGTGCAGGACGTCGACCGCGCCCGCGTGCTCACGGCGGCGCACGTCATGGAGCGCCCGCGCCCGGTCGTGTCCGTCTCGGCCGGCCCCCGGACGGCGCTGCGCCAGATGCGCGACGCGTACATGTCGGCCGCCTACGTGACCGGACGCGACCGGGTGCTCCAGGGCATCGTGACCGACCGCGATGCCGTGAAGCTCGTCCGCGCCGGCGTCACCTCGCTCGAGTCGATCCTGCGGCCTGTGCCGCAGAGCGTGAGCGAGGACGACGTGCTGATGAACCTCTTCGTCCCCGCCGTCGAGTCGCCGCTGCCGCTGGCCGTGCGCGACGAGCAGGGCCGGCTCACGGGGGTCATCCCGCGCGTCACGCTGCTGGCGGCACTCGGTCCCGGGCCAGGTGCCACGGAGGAGGTGACGCTCCCGCAGCAGCCCGTGCCGGCCGAGGTCATCGATCGGCTCCTGGCCGAGGGCGACGACGCCGCCGACGCGTCCAGGGCCGACGGGCGAGAGGCGGTGCGCTGA
- a CDS encoding ABC transporter permease: protein MDGFRIPIGSWVDAGVDWVRDNLDGLLTVIAVTVRWLVESLTDVLLDAPIVMAIVVAALIGWLVRSWQLAVGTVVSFALILGMGQWVTSMQTLALVLVATVVAVAISVPLGIWSARNDTVRAVMKPVMDFMQTMPAFVYLIPAITFFSIGVVPGLVSTVIFALPPGVRLTELGIRGVDSETVEAGHAFGATPGQILRGIQLPLAMPTIMAGVNQVIMLALSMAVVAGIVGADGLGKEVVESISTVNLAKGVEAGLSVVILAVYLDRVTAALGTPSAYRSSLLGVLRRRRSATTPNRETPAAAPHPAPVA from the coding sequence ATGGACGGGTTCCGCATCCCCATCGGCTCCTGGGTCGACGCCGGCGTGGACTGGGTCCGCGACAACCTCGACGGTCTCCTCACCGTGATCGCGGTGACCGTGCGCTGGCTCGTCGAGTCGCTCACCGATGTGCTCCTGGACGCTCCGATCGTGATGGCGATCGTCGTGGCGGCGCTCATCGGCTGGCTGGTGCGCTCCTGGCAGCTCGCCGTGGGAACCGTGGTCTCGTTCGCCCTCATCCTCGGCATGGGCCAGTGGGTCACCTCGATGCAGACGCTGGCGCTCGTGCTCGTCGCGACGGTCGTCGCCGTGGCGATCTCGGTGCCGCTGGGCATCTGGTCGGCGCGCAACGACACGGTCCGCGCGGTCATGAAGCCCGTCATGGACTTCATGCAGACGATGCCGGCCTTCGTCTACCTCATCCCCGCGATCACGTTCTTCAGCATCGGCGTCGTGCCGGGGCTCGTCTCGACCGTCATCTTCGCCCTGCCGCCCGGCGTCCGGCTCACCGAGCTCGGCATCCGCGGGGTCGATTCCGAGACCGTCGAGGCCGGGCACGCCTTCGGTGCCACGCCCGGACAGATCCTCCGCGGCATCCAGCTACCCCTGGCGATGCCGACGATCATGGCCGGCGTCAATCAGGTGATCATGCTCGCCCTGTCGATGGCGGTCGTGGCCGGCATCGTGGGCGCGGACGGCCTGGGCAAGGAGGTCGTCGAGTCCATCTCGACGGTCAACCTCGCCAAGGGCGTGGAGGCGGGGCTGTCCGTGGTCATCCTCGCGGTCTACCTCGACCGCGTGACGGCGGCGCTGGGCACTCCGTCGGCCTACCGCTCCTCCCTGCTCGGCGTCCTTCGACGCCGCCGCTCCGCGACCACCCCCAACCGGGAGACTCCCGCCGCCGCCCCGCACCCCGCACCCGTGGCGTGA